Proteins from a single region of Dysosmobacter acutus:
- a CDS encoding M20/M25/M40 family metallo-hydrolase, producing the protein MSRKESLLYSEKTLDVSLENLREFVAQPSISCEGKGMRECAGLILRHLKELDCTEAELIETPGYPGVWGYYDAKAAKTLVVYGYFDCNSVGQGWTVEPFGGVVGPRGEFKSVLFGRGVRNKGPILTFINALKKIVAADGTLPVNVMLLIEGEEFLSSRNVPFMLEKYQKRLAAADYGLCTEAGVTPAGVPIITLGNKGFIHLDMKVSGEKWGRGPQGSFVHGSAQCVVDSPVWRLVQALSTLFDPETQEVTVEGFGEGLAQPTEAEDRLIDELLAQFDGRPLQDVLPYISGQPGRVERFVFDLEGKELLKRYLFHPSFNINGLRAGYTGPGTPLFTLPTEAVARFDLRLPRNMTVEQTLSALRGHLDAHGFADIEMDVMGGYGSTSSDLEDDLVQAALRALEDSPVKPLIWPKKSASNPVGVISDKLGIKVLTGFGNGITMGGNAGPDECLVIESGDERPGLRELEASFIDLLYNYAEN; encoded by the coding sequence ATGTCAAGAAAAGAAAGTCTGCTTTATTCTGAAAAAACACTGGATGTGAGCCTTGAAAATCTGCGGGAGTTTGTGGCCCAGCCCAGCATCAGCTGTGAAGGGAAGGGGATGAGAGAGTGCGCCGGGCTGATACTGAGACATCTCAAGGAGTTGGACTGCACGGAGGCGGAGCTGATCGAGACTCCGGGCTATCCCGGCGTCTGGGGCTATTACGACGCCAAGGCGGCCAAGACGCTGGTGGTCTACGGTTATTTTGACTGCAACAGCGTGGGACAGGGCTGGACCGTGGAGCCCTTTGGCGGCGTGGTTGGCCCAAGGGGCGAATTCAAAAGCGTGCTTTTTGGCAGGGGCGTGCGGAACAAGGGGCCAATCCTGACCTTTATCAACGCTTTGAAGAAGATTGTGGCAGCCGACGGAACCCTGCCGGTCAATGTGATGCTGCTCATCGAGGGAGAGGAGTTCCTCTCCAGCAGGAACGTCCCCTTTATGCTGGAAAAGTATCAAAAACGGCTGGCGGCGGCGGATTACGGCCTGTGTACGGAGGCCGGAGTAACGCCTGCGGGCGTGCCCATCATCACGCTTGGTAACAAGGGCTTTATTCACCTGGATATGAAGGTCAGCGGTGAAAAGTGGGGCAGGGGCCCCCAGGGCTCTTTTGTCCACGGCTCGGCGCAGTGTGTGGTGGACAGTCCGGTCTGGCGGTTGGTGCAGGCGCTGTCCACCCTGTTTGATCCCGAAACCCAGGAGGTCACCGTTGAGGGATTCGGAGAGGGGCTGGCCCAGCCCACAGAGGCGGAGGACCGGCTCATCGACGAGCTGCTTGCCCAGTTCGACGGCCGGCCTCTGCAGGATGTCCTCCCATACATCTCCGGCCAGCCCGGAAGGGTTGAGCGATTCGTCTTTGACCTGGAGGGCAAGGAGCTTCTCAAGCGCTATCTGTTCCACCCCTCCTTCAACATCAACGGCCTGCGGGCGGGTTACACCGGCCCTGGAACACCGCTCTTCACGCTGCCCACGGAAGCGGTTGCCCGCTTTGACCTGCGCCTGCCTCGGAACATGACGGTGGAGCAGACGCTCTCCGCCCTGCGCGGCCATTTGGATGCCCACGGCTTTGCGGACATTGAGATGGACGTGATGGGAGGCTACGGCTCCACCAGCAGCGACCTGGAGGACGACCTTGTTCAGGCCGCGCTCCGGGCCCTGGAGGATTCTCCGGTCAAGCCCCTTATCTGGCCAAAAAAGAGCGCAAGCAACCCGGTGGGCGTCATCTCCGACAAGCTGGGCATCAAGGTGCTCACCGGTTTTGGAAACGGCATCACCATGGGCGGCAACGCGGGGCCTGACGAGTGTCTTGTCATCGAAAGCGGTGATGAGCGCCCCGGACTGCGGGAATTGGAGGCCTCGTTTATCGATCTGCTTTATAACTACGCGGAGAACTGA
- a CDS encoding ABC transporter ATP-binding protein — MTLLETKDLKKYYDVKNGKLHAVDGVSICVEEGETLGVVGESGCGKSTLGRVVLGLERPTSGDVLFQGKSIVSCGRAERKKLRPNMQIIFQDPLFSLDSRIQVLDLIAEPLLINKVYRTRSEANDRVKELMEMAGLSPRFASMYPNELDGGRRQRICVARALALNPRMIVCDEPVSALDVSIQAQILNLLMDLQESMHLTYVFITHNLAVVKHISTKIAVMYLGQCIELASSREIFEHPMHPYTQALLAAIPIPKLMEKRERTFIKGELSNPINPKPGCRFAPRCPHASQRCLQGDVTLKDTGGGHQVACWLYE; from the coding sequence ATGACCCTGCTGGAAACAAAGGATTTGAAAAAGTACTACGACGTGAAAAACGGAAAGCTCCATGCCGTGGACGGCGTCAGCATCTGTGTGGAGGAGGGCGAGACCCTGGGCGTGGTCGGCGAGTCCGGCTGCGGCAAATCCACATTGGGCCGGGTGGTCCTGGGCCTGGAGCGTCCTACCTCCGGAGATGTGCTCTTTCAGGGTAAGAGCATTGTCAGCTGTGGCCGCGCCGAGCGGAAGAAGCTGCGGCCCAATATGCAGATCATCTTTCAGGACCCCCTCTTCAGCCTGGACTCCCGCATCCAGGTCTTGGACCTCATCGCGGAACCGCTTCTCATCAACAAGGTGTATCGGACTCGATCGGAGGCAAATGACCGGGTGAAGGAGCTGATGGAGATGGCGGGCCTCTCGCCCCGCTTTGCCAGCATGTATCCCAACGAGCTGGACGGCGGGCGGCGGCAGCGGATCTGCGTGGCCCGGGCCCTGGCCCTGAATCCGAGGATGATCGTCTGCGACGAGCCGGTCTCCGCGCTGGACGTATCCATCCAGGCCCAGATTCTGAACCTGCTGATGGACCTTCAGGAGTCCATGCACCTGACCTATGTGTTCATCACCCACAATCTGGCGGTGGTCAAGCACATCTCCACAAAAATTGCGGTCATGTACCTGGGCCAGTGCATCGAGCTGGCCTCCTCCAGGGAGATTTTTGAACATCCCATGCACCCATATACCCAGGCGCTGCTGGCGGCAATCCCCATTCCGAAGCTGATGGAAAAGAGAGAGCGCACCTTCATCAAGGGAGAACTCTCCAACCCCATCAACCCCAAGCCCGGCTGCCGCTTCGCTCCACGCTGCCCCCATGCCTCGCAGCGATGCCTGCAAGGAGATGTGACGCTGAAGGACACGGGCGGAGGCCATCAGGTGGCGTGCTGGCTCTATGAATAA
- a CDS encoding ABC transporter ATP-binding protein yields the protein MAETLLEVKDLSVVYTSEEGIARAVNGITFSIDRRQTLGFVGETGAGKTTTGLSIMRLLPEKAGQVEKGQVFYRGEDLLRLPESAMRELRGSRIAMIFQDPISVLNPVMTIERQIKEVLEAHDDHSGTNMEQRVDNLLKLVGIQPDRKKDYPHQFSGGMKQRIVIAMALACDPELLIADEPTTALDVTIQAQVLDLVEELKERLGTSMMIITHDLGIVAQVCDTVAVVYAGEIVEQGTVRDIFEGRRHHPYTEGLFGAIPDIKSEARRLSPIEGAMPDPLDLPTGCKFHPRCRYCTERCKTVHPPVCRVGTHEIACHRFKEE from the coding sequence ATGGCTGAAACACTGTTGGAGGTAAAGGACCTGAGCGTGGTCTACACAAGTGAGGAGGGGATTGCCCGCGCGGTCAACGGGATCACCTTTTCCATCGACCGCAGGCAGACGCTGGGCTTTGTGGGAGAGACGGGCGCGGGTAAGACAACCACAGGGCTTTCCATCATGCGGCTGCTGCCTGAGAAGGCGGGGCAGGTGGAAAAGGGCCAGGTCTTCTATCGGGGAGAGGACCTGCTCCGGCTGCCGGAGAGCGCAATGCGGGAACTGCGCGGCTCCCGCATTGCCATGATCTTTCAGGACCCCATCTCCGTGCTCAATCCCGTGATGACCATTGAAAGGCAGATTAAGGAGGTGCTGGAGGCCCATGACGACCACTCCGGCACAAATATGGAGCAGCGGGTGGACAATCTTTTGAAATTGGTGGGTATCCAGCCCGACCGAAAAAAGGATTACCCCCATCAGTTCTCCGGGGGGATGAAGCAGCGCATTGTCATTGCCATGGCGCTGGCCTGTGATCCGGAACTGCTGATTGCCGATGAGCCCACCACCGCCCTGGATGTCACCATCCAGGCCCAGGTGCTGGATCTGGTGGAGGAGCTGAAGGAGCGATTGGGAACCTCCATGATGATCATCACCCATGATCTGGGCATTGTGGCTCAGGTCTGCGACACAGTGGCTGTGGTGTACGCCGGCGAGATCGTGGAGCAGGGTACGGTCCGGGACATCTTTGAAGGACGGCGCCATCATCCCTATACGGAGGGGCTCTTCGGCGCGATTCCGGATATCAAATCAGAGGCAAGGCGTCTCAGTCCCATCGAAGGCGCCATGCCGGACCCTCTGGACCTGCCCACGGGCTGCAAGTTCCATCCCCGCTGCCGCTACTGCACCGAACGCTGCAAGACGGTCCATCCCCCGGTCTGCCGCGTTGGGACCCATGAGATCGCCTGTCATCGCTTTAAGGAGGAATGA
- a CDS encoding cysteine-rich KTR domain-containing protein produces MENKIWLLCPFCNSKTRVQVRRDTVLENFPLFCPKCRHESVITVREGKILEQQK; encoded by the coding sequence ATGGAAAATAAAATCTGGTTGCTGTGCCCGTTTTGCAACAGCAAGACAAGGGTACAGGTGAGGCGGGACACGGTGCTTGAGAATTTCCCGCTCTTTTGTCCAAAGTGCAGGCATGAGTCCGTCATCACCGTGCGCGAAGGAAAAATCTTAGAACAACAGAAATAA
- a CDS encoding FadR/GntR family transcriptional regulator, translated as MAQLEKVSKVRLYEQVLEQLNGFIERGEWKPGCKIPSEKELRNQLGVGTAVLRETFRILESKNIIESRQGQGRYLRHIRPELVSDDPFLKKALDKSSLLDVLDIRINLEIAAVEMLITRGTDEKIAKLEAHMEKQSWENAVSPEKSFEACVARATGNVVLTSMIIDLLKLTRELEQRKYLGYEKWRALTDEHKLILQAIKNRDLVAGRAAVYRHIYGIKEKLIDESIDE; from the coding sequence ATGGCGCAATTGGAAAAAGTGAGCAAAGTCCGATTATACGAGCAGGTGCTGGAGCAGCTCAACGGGTTCATTGAGCGGGGCGAGTGGAAGCCGGGATGTAAAATCCCCTCTGAAAAGGAGCTTAGAAACCAGCTTGGCGTGGGCACCGCGGTGCTGCGGGAGACCTTTCGGATTTTGGAGTCCAAGAACATCATTGAGAGCAGACAGGGCCAGGGGAGATACCTGAGACATATACGGCCCGAGCTGGTGTCGGACGACCCGTTTCTCAAAAAGGCGCTGGACAAGTCCTCCCTGCTGGATGTGCTGGATATCCGGATCAATCTGGAGATTGCCGCGGTGGAGATGCTCATTACCCGCGGGACGGACGAGAAGATCGCCAAGTTAGAGGCGCACATGGAAAAGCAGAGCTGGGAAAACGCGGTGAGTCCGGAGAAATCCTTTGAGGCCTGCGTGGCCCGGGCCACCGGCAATGTGGTTCTAACCTCCATGATCATAGACCTCCTGAAGCTGACCAGGGAGCTGGAGCAGAGAAAATATCTTGGATACGAAAAGTGGCGGGCCCTGACCGACGAACACAAGCTGATTTTGCAGGCCATCAAAAACCGGGACCTGGTGGCGGGCCGGGCCGCCGTCTACCGCCACATCTACGGCATCAAGGAAAAGCTGATCGACGAGAGCATCGACGAATGA